TGATGCGCCGAAATACTTGCTTATCAAGGCAGCAGTTGACCATATCGTGGTAGAAGGAAAGGTAGTAGGGCAAGTTAAAGAACCTCTTATTCCCTCGCTAGAGGCGATAGGTGGTACAGGAGATACTATTACGGGAGTAGTATCTGCTCTTATTTCTAGCGGCATGGATGTCACGGAAGCGTGTTTGAAGGCAGCTCAAATCAACCGCTTTATGGGAGCGCTGGCACAACCGACTCCGGCTACTCCAATATCTGAGCTGATACCACACATAGCTGAAGCTGTTAAAAAGGTAATATAAACGAGTCCAGAAAGGAGGTTGTGGAATGGAAATCAAATTAGGTAAAATCAATATAACGCTGAAAAAGCCTTCTTTGAAACTGGTGCCAAACATGGCATTGCTTACTGGCATAGCCATGGGAGTACTGGCTGCTATTGCTCAAGGGTTTTTCAACGTGCAACCACCGGTGGGTGATGGCGTATGCGCTGTATCTCATCCAGCAAATCTGATTAACTGGTTGTCCAATACTATCTTCGGTACTGAATTTACTATACATGGAATATTTGTTGGCGTGCCAGTTCTCACCTCAGTTGGCTTTATTCTGGGTTCAACCGCTGCTTCTTTGAAAAATAAGGAATTCAAGTTTCGTAAAGGTCCGGTAAGGGATAGCATATTTGCATTTATGCTTGGTTTTATCATTATCAATTTTGGCCTTCTTTGGGGTTCATGCCCTATTCGCACTTCCATTCTGGCCTCTTACGGAATGATATGGTCTATGCTTGTATTGTTTGCGATTGTACTCGGTGTTATCGCCTCTTGTGAATATATAAAGTGGAAAGTGAGGCGAATGTAAAATGTTTTTAATTGCACTTGCTGTATTTCTCGTTCTTGCTTTTTCTATTTCCTGGGCGCTTGCCACTTATGTGCCGATAAACATAGGGGTGGTAACCCTTATCGTTGGTTTGGTTTTAGGTTATATGGGGCAACGTTCGCGCTTTTGTACGATAAGCGGACTCAGAGATTTTTATCTTGTTAAAGATTCATATCGACTCAAGGGCTTGATCGGGATAATTATTGGCGGTATCATCGGTTTTAACCTGGTGAAGCTTATCAGCGGCAAGCTGGATTTCCCCGGAGTACCTGAATTTCCCATGCTTAGCCAAGGCTTGGCAGTTGAACCCATTGTTCTACTTCCGCTGAGCATAATAGGGGCTTTTGGCATGGCGTTTTTTTCAGTTATGGCCGAGGGGTGTCCTTTCCGCCAGCATGTGATGGCAGGGGAAGGTTATCTATCGGGAATTCTTTATTTATTTGGTCTCTTGTTGGGTGTACTCTTTTTTGATATCGTAATCACCCCATTCCTGCAGGTGTTTACGATCGCTTTTTAATGCGATTCACCAAAAATTTGCGTGGTAAGGCAGGCTGTCAATAGCAGCCTGCCTT
The Dehalococcoidales bacterium DNA segment above includes these coding regions:
- a CDS encoding YeeE/YedE thiosulfate transporter family protein — encoded protein: MFLIALAVFLVLAFSISWALATYVPINIGVVTLIVGLVLGYMGQRSRFCTISGLRDFYLVKDSYRLKGLIGIIIGGIIGFNLVKLISGKLDFPGVPEFPMLSQGLAVEPIVLLPLSIIGAFGMAFFSVMAEGCPFRQHVMAGEGYLSGILYLFGLLLGVLFFDIVITPFLQVFTIAF